A single Nycticebus coucang isolate mNycCou1 chromosome 16, mNycCou1.pri, whole genome shotgun sequence DNA region contains:
- the LOC128567930 gene encoding keratin-associated protein 19-3-like: protein MSYYGGYYGGLGCGCRGFGGLGYGYGCGCGSFRRLGYGCGFGGYGYGSGYGGYGYGCCRPSCYGGYGFSGFY, encoded by the coding sequence ATGAGCTACTACGGCGGCTACTACGGAGGCCTGGGCTGCGGCTGCAGAGGCTTCGGGGGCCTGGGCTACGGCTACGGCTGTGGCTGTGGCAGCTTCCGCAGACTGGGCTATGGCTGTGGCTTTGGAGGCTACGGGTATGGCTCTGGGTACGGAGGCTACGGGTACGGCTGCTGTCGCCCATCTTGCTATGGAGGATATGGTTTCTCTGGCTTCTACTGA
- the LOC128568028 gene encoding keratin-associated protein 19-3-like: MSYYGGYYGGLGCGCRGFGGLGYGYGCGCGSFRRLGYGCGFGGYGFGSGYGGFRYGCCRPSCYGGYGFSSFY; the protein is encoded by the coding sequence ATGAGCTACTACGGCGGCTACTACGGAGGCCTGGGCTGCGGCTGCAGAGGCTTCGGGGGCCTGGGCTACGGCTACGGCTGTGGCTGTGGCAGCTTCCGCAGACTGGGCTATGGCTGTGGCTTTGGAGGCTACGGGTTCGGCTCTGGGTACGGAGGGTTCAGGTACGGCTGCTGCCGCCCATCTTGCTATGGAGGATATGGCTTCTCCAGCTTCTACTGA
- the LOC128567203 gene encoding keratin-associated protein 19-6-like: MSYYGSYYGGLGCGCGSFRGLGYGCGFGGYGFGSGYGGFGFGCCRPSCYGGYGFSSFY; encoded by the exons ATGAGTTATTACGGCAGCTACTACGGAGGCCTGGGCTGTGGCTG TGGCAGCTTCCGCGGACTGGGCTACGGCTGTGGCTTTGGAGGCTACGGGTTCGGCTCTGGGTACGGAGGGTTCGGGTTCGGCTGCTGCCGCCCATCTTGCTATGGAGGATATGGCTTCTCCAGCTTCTACTAA